Proteins encoded in a region of the Rutidosis leptorrhynchoides isolate AG116_Rl617_1_P2 chromosome 9, CSIRO_AGI_Rlap_v1, whole genome shotgun sequence genome:
- the LOC139867183 gene encoding cytochrome c-type biogenesis CcmH-like mitochondrial protein, with product MENEEDPVKKQQIVDARARNISHNVRCLECGSQSIEESQADIAVLLRKLIRDEIRSGKSDKDIYKKLGEEYGETILYTPKFDWQTAGLWFSPLLIATTAGGIWAYGRHRQRTNVHLLAMNLTRGVPLTRNEKESMIEILTPPPAQGIFPSSPWWKKLLQRE from the exons ATGGAAAACGAAGAGGATCCGGTGAAAAAGCAACAGATTGTGGATGCTCGAGCAAGAAACATAAG TCACAACGTACGATGTTTAGAGTGTGGTAGTCAGTCCATCGAAGAATCCCAAGCTGATATTGCTGTTCTCCTTAGAAAg CTTATTCGTGATGAAATAAGATCTGGAAAAAGTGACAAAGATATTTATAAGAAGCTTGGAGAGGAATACGGGGAGACAATACTTTACACTCCAAAGTTCGATTGGCAGACTGCAGGCTTGTGGTTTTCACCG CTTCTGATTGCTACGACCGCTGGAGGAATATGGGCATATGGCAGACACAGGCAAAGGACAAACGTCCATTTGCTAGCGATGAACCTTACGAGAGGTGTTCCGTTAACTCGTAATGAAAAGGAAAGCATGATCGAGATCCTTACACCTCCACCGGCGCAAGGAATTTTTCCTTCATCGCCATGGTGGAAAAAGTTGCTTCAAAGAGAATAA